tctctctctctctctctctctctctctctctctctctgatttacaCACACTATCATCTCATACCCAAACATACATgaacacttttctctcctttccagaCACGTACAcactataattctctctctctctctctctctctctctctctctctctctctctctctctctctctcacacacacacacacacacacacacacaccatcttaTTCTCTCACAAGCACACACATTATCATCTCACTCCCAAACACATACACTTCTTTCTTCCAGGCACATACACACTCCAATACACTATGATTccatcactcacacacatacacactcctattttctctctctctcacacacatacaatcattttcttctcctttcctctctctctgcaccctcacccccacacacacacacacaccatctccaccacctcacacaagcaccaccaaacaccacagAGCAGCATACAGTATGCAGGCACCTACTTGCACCCCAGCGGCAGCACACCCCAGCAGGAACCTCCTCTCTACAGCCCCATGCACCTACAGCACAGCACACGTCACTCCTCTACTCAGCGACACACAAACCCAGCAATACTGACAGGCCTCTTGTATTACGTCCCACTCTTGATACGTCAGACAAAACCTAGTAATATTGACAGGTTTCTTGCAGTTTCGTGTTCTTAGCAGTTTTGATCAGTCACACAAAACCAAGCAGTAATATTGACAGGTCTCTTGCACCCAGCAATACTGACAGGTCTTTCAATCTCCTTACATTCTTAACATTCTTGATAAGTCAAGCAAGAAATTAGATAAGATTTCTGCTTATCCCCTTAAGACTTTGCTATACCTTCTCATCTCAATACaattgttttataaatttaaacAAGGGTACTGAAAGACTACACTCACAGTAAAAGATACCACTGAATATGTAGAGAAGTTCCTTAGTAATTTTTTAACAGTAAAACTGTTTGCCTATGACAgctaaaaacagaacaacacatACCATTAACAGTCAGACAGTTGGCTGACAGTGTCCACCCAAAATTAGCAAAAAATTGATGTGTAAATTCCTAGTGATTTTGAAAGATACCCATAAGAAAAAATTGAGTATACCTTAATTTATAACTTCTTTTAGTGACTTTAGTCTTATCATAGCTTGGTAAGTCATACAGGGAGTTACTGAAGTGAGATGAAGTGACATGTCATTTGTGGTTAGATTAAATGGAGCAAGAAAATGAAGTTGGGTCAGTTCAAATTGTGGGTCAAGTGAGTGTGTGAAAattaaaatgcaaaaatgacagctctctctctctctctctctctctctctctctctctctctctctctctcctctctctctctctctctctctctctctctctctctctctctctttttcctggcTATAAGAATACAAGGACAGCCCATCAGTCTCAACCATCAAATCCTcaacaatcaatcaatcaattaatcccCTCAACTCCTCCCACAACTCCTTCAaacaaataaatgcaaagaccTGATCAATCTCAACCAAGTGTCAATCCTGTACAGCCCATCAATTCACCATCAATCCTGTCAACTCCTCCCACAACACAGCATCTTATCCTCTCCTTCATACAAGTCAATACAAAGACACCCCATCAATCTCAACCAAGCATCAATCCTGTACTTcccatcaatcaatcagtcaacccAGTCATCTCTCTTTGCCACAGTACTCACCAAACTCTCCCCTGCACACTCACTACAGCAAATAACGTATCACAGCATTTTCAGGAGAGCAAAATCAGACTAGCAGGCCTTGGCTAAAAAACACGTGATTTATATACACTGCTACTAATTGTGCTGATCCTCAAGACTCAGGGAAGCAAGGCAGTGAGTCAGGTGAGGGTCTAACTGCTGGGTTCTGGGAGGCTGTGCTGGGTGAGGCTGGGTGAGGCTGGCCAGACACCACCCAAGCATCTATACTTCcccctatctctttctctccagtgAAGTGACTCACTTACCTTACCTGTAACATCAATGATAGGAGAGGTTATTTAATGTTATGTTATGCTTTCCTTGTTATCTCTGttattcctgttcttgttcttcattcaGTGCCTACAAGTTAAGGTTTTCACAGATATCATTGTTCATTAGCATTTTGGGCATTGTTACAATTGCATtgatagaaaaataagagggaataagttattttttgtcttttctaagtTACAGGAGTATTTAAGGCTCTAGTACAATAAATATAAAGGGAAaacaggagttttttttttctaagttacAGGACAATTTAAGACAACCACAATAAATGTCTGTTGGAGAGTGCATGAAAAATTGTGTCAAAAAATGATCTGGCTATGAGAGAGGCTTAAAAATTAAGATTCCTGATTGAGTTAACCTTTTCACAGCTATGGTTGGTCTTCATCAACATTCTGAGCACTGCTAAACCTGcatgacacacagacatacaagaGAACATGCTAATTTTGCCTTTTACAACACAAAACCATTTATGACCAGTACAAAAAAGTATCTGTTGTGgttatgaaaataattatttaaaaaaaactggTACAAAAAATGCCTGAAggtgatgagaaaaaaacatcaaaaaaatatctggaaatgaaagaaacttGAAAATTTATACCTGATAACTAGTAATGCATAAAGAACAGGTAGGTGTGCTTACCTGGACAAGGGCAAGGACAGATGGCTTCTACAACGGCTCAGGGAGCAGGATGCAGGGTCAGAGGGAGAAGGATGTTTCCTCAggagggggcgggggggggTTTGGGATGCTTCACCCTCAGCTCCTTGGCCGTCCTACCAGCTTCATTAGGGTCAATGCCTAATGCTCTCGCTCTTCTCCTTGACCGCCAGatctgaaaaggaggaggaggatacattattttcttctgtatGACACCCCAGGCAGGCACCACAGAGGACAGGTTACTTCTTTCTATGCCACTCCAAGGCAGGCATCTCAGGGTCCTTACCTTGATGGTGTGGTCGTCACTCACAGTGATGAGCATCTCGGGGTCCCTAGGGTTGAAGGCCACGGCATTCACCACGTCCTTGTGAGGCAGGCGAGACAGGCAGACTCCATAGTGCCTCTCCCAGATGTAGCCATGCTTGTCCTCCGCACCACTGCAGGAGAGTACAGGGGAGTCTTCCTATACTAATATGTGCATTATGAATGATTTTGATTTGCATGAGAATTATAAATGAATGCACAGGAAGGTGGACTTTGATTTATGTTTAATTTGTGAGTTTTGAAAGTTGAGTTTTGATGCTTGGTCTGtttgaaggatttttttttttttttatgtaggagggacattaaccaagggcaacaaaaatccaataaaaaaaatacccactgaaatgccagtcccataaaagggtccaaagcagtagtcaaaaattgaaggataagtgtcttgaaacctccctcttgaaggaattcaaatcataggaaggtggaaatacagaagcaggtagggagttccagagtttaccagagaaagggatgaatgattgagaatactggttaactcttgtgttagaaaggtggacagaataggggtgcagcgaggccgcgggaggaggggaggcatgcagttagcaagatcagaagagcagttagcatgaaaatagcagtagaagacagctagagatgcaacattgcagtaatgagagagaggctgaagatagttagaggagaggagttgatgagacgaaaagattttgattccaccctgtctagaagagcagtatgagtggaacccccacagacatgtgaagcatactccatacatggatggataaggcccttgtacagagttagcagctggggggtgagaaaaactggtggagacgtctcagaacgcctaacttcatagaagctgttttagttagagttgagatatgaagtttccagttcagattatatgtaaaggacagaccgaggatgttcagtgtagaggaaggagacagttgagtgtcattgaaaaagagggtatagttgtctggaaggttgtgtcgagttgacagatgaaggaattgagtttttgaggcattgaacaataccaagtttgctctgccccaatcagaaattttagaaagatcagaagtcaagcgttctgtggcttccctgtgtgaaatgtttacttcctgaagggttggacgtctatgaaaaagatgtggaaaagtgcagggtggtatcatcagcataggagtggataggacaagaagtttggtttagaaaattaatgaataataagaagagagtgggtgacaggatagaaccctgaggaacaccactgttaataaatttagaagaagaacagtgaccatctaccacagcagcaatagaatggtcagaaaggaaacttgagatgaagttacagagagaaggataaaagccgtaggagggtagtttggaaatcaaagctttgtgctagattctatcaaaagcttttgatatgtctaaggcaacagcaaaagtttcaccaaaatctctaaaagaggatgactaagactcagtaaggaaagccaaaagatcaccagtagagcggccttgacggaacccatactggcgatcagatagaaggttgtgaagtgatagatgtttaagaatcttcctgttaaggatagattcaaaaactttagataggcaggaaattaaagcaataggatggtagtttgagggattagaatggtcaccctttttaggaacaggctgaatgtaggcaaacttccagcaagaaggaaaggtagatgttgacagacagagctgaaagagtttgactaggcaaggtgcaagcacagaggcacagtttcagagaacaataggaggaaccccatcaggtccataagccttccgagggtttaggccagcaagggcatggaaaacatcattgcaaagaattttaataggtagcatgaagtagtcagagggtggaggagagggaggaacaagccctgaattgtccaaggtagagttttagcaaaggtttgagcgaagagttcagcttcagaaatagatgtgatagcaatggtgccatctggttgaaataaaggagggaaagaagaagaagcaaagttattggagatatttttggctagataccaaaagtcacgaggggagttagatcttgaaaggttttgacactttctgttaatgaaggagtttttggctagttggagaacagacttggcaaggttccaggcagaaatataaagtgcatgagattctggtgatggaagacttaagtaccttttgtgggccacctctctatcatgtatagcacgagaacacgctgtgttaaaccaaggtttggaaggtttaggtcgagaaaaacagtgaggaatgtacgcctccatgccagacactatcacctctgttatgcgctcagcacacaaagacaggtctctgacacggaagcagtagtcattccaaggaaaatcagcaaaatacctcctcatgtccccccaactagcagaggcaaaatgccagaggcaccttcgcttagggggatcctgaggaaggattggagtgataggacaagacacagatatgagattgtgatcggaggagcccaacggagaagaaagggtgacagcataagcagaaggattacagGTCAGGGAAAGGTCgtagaatgttgggcatatctccaagatggtcaggaatacgagtagggtgttgcaccaattgctctaggtcgtggaggatagcaaagttgaagactagttcaccaggatggtcagtgaagggagaggaaagccaaagctggtggtgaacattgaagtctccaagaatggagatctctgcaaaagggaaaagggtcagaatgtgctccactttggaagttaagtagtcaaagaattatttatagtcagaggagttaggtgagaggtatacagcacagataaatttagtttgagagtgactctgtagttgtagccagatggtggaaaactcagaagattcaagagcgtgggcacgagagcaggttaaattgttgcgcacataaacgcaacatccagctttggatcgaaaatgacaatagagaaagtaggagggaaacagaaaagggactactgtcagttgtctcagacacctgagtttcagtgaggaaaagaagatgaggtttagaagaggaaacgtggtattctacagattgaaaattagaactTAGACCATggatgttgcagaagttaaagaagaaaaagttgatgggggaTGTCAGAagggtcgtcgtcagaaaggcagtccaacctggggacatttatggttccctcccccAGATGGGggctccgaggctggtgtaggagttgccataataattttgaaatttttgaggtgaagggttgtgtgtgttattaggtgcttgtaattttgtgtggaggaagagagttgtctttagagggcaggctgtgactgcccccctcATGtgtgtgagacacaaagggaaacgttcagtgaggtcacagctggggtttaatgataaattcgGAAGGTGTctgttgcctcctcctttaatgatgagagacagagagagagagagagagagaggagagagagagagagagagagagaatgagaggagagagagagatgagaggaggagagagagagagagagagaggagaggagagagagagaggagagaagagacatCCATTACTCTCTATCTTGTTCTACTTCTCAAATCTTTTTCCTAAtgtattctctttccctttaatttcttcctcataCTTGTAGAAAATTTGTTGAACTGGGcaccacaggaaaaaaaacaaagaaaaaaaattatgccagATCTGAAAATGAGCATAAGAAACATTCAGTAATACCAGCACAGGGAGTCCCAGCCAACAGCCACCACTCTGTCACGCAAACACAAGGGCCCCAGCCTCTCACCTTGCAACATACTGGTGAGACACGTccaggaagataaaagaaacacTCGTCATTTGGCGTGTAAGCCTTGTGGGAGCGTAACATTGTGCCAACCTGGAAAATAAAGAGACTGATAAATTCTGACAtatgatgctgagagagagagagagaggaggagagagagagagagagcgagagagagagggagagagagagagagagagaggagaggagagagagagagagagagatagagagagaggagaggagagagagagagagagagagagagagagagagagaaagggggggagaCAGAGACACGAACGACTCAGACACATAAACAatagcagacagatagacagtctgagacagacaaatggaaaaataaaacaaacaaacacaaattggacaaaaataacaacaaaaataaataaccaaacaaacaaatatggcagaaaaagagatgagaaaaacaaaagataaaaacccAAAAAGAACCtcataaaaaacaagaaaatctaaTATAACATTTCCTAATCCTTTCTTGACCTTTCCTTGACCTTTCCTAACCCTTCCTTGCCCCTCTGacccttccttatccttccttgatcttccccaaacatttcttcccctccctgcctttcccTGACCTTTCCTGACCCTTCTTGACCATTCCCTGCCCTTCTCTTACCCAAGTATaacctccctgcccctccctgacCTTCCCTGACCTGGCCTGATCCCAGCTCACCTCAGTCAGGTTGGTGAGGTCAATGACATGCAGGTCGATGCCCTCAGCAATGCGTGGGGGACTCAAGGGGCTCTCCACCACACAGTTAGCCTGCCACGGCCGACTGTTTACATACAGGTACCTGGCAGGGGAGTGcttgtgagtggtggtggtggtggtggtggtggtagtggaggaggaggaggaggaggaggagaggaggaggaggaggaggaggaggaggaggaggaggaggaggaggaggaggaggaggaggaggaggagatcatttTGCCTAgaagtattatcattattattacaagtaCCTAATGGAAGGATTGTTTGGGTAAGTGactgtggaagaggaggaggaggaggaggaggaggaggaggaagcattgttattgttatcattgtatTGCTATTagacagaagagaggaaggagaggtttggccatgaaatacaaagaaaaggaggaggaagagaagcaggagcaaAAACAAACATATCAGCAAAATTCACCTACAACAACTAGCTATTCataaacacaaatacatacaaaactacaacacaACAAATGATACAATAATGACACAGACTCATAAGCCGTCCAACCATGGAGAaaatgacaaacaaaacaaagggtGATAGCAAAGACAATGATTACCCTGCCTTCATCTCTTCCACTGCTGCACAAGGCCAGGTCACTCAGGGGCAGTCTTACCTGTGGTCCGGGGAGAGACCCATGCCTATTATATGTCCGTTGAGGTCTATCAGGTGGTCTATGTGGTCAAATCTTTCTGCCACTGAATCGAAATCCAACCTGGAAAAAGGGAGTTATTTTTATAACAAAGTACCCAGCATCTGTTGTAGTCTTAGGGTTGAAGTAGATGAGGGGTAGGGAATGCTCTCATTATGAAGGAGCAGAGGTGAACCAATGTGTGCTGTGGGGCCATGCTGTCATCTCAGGgttggaggaggtgcaggacaGGGAATGGTCTTATTATGAATGGGCAGGGATGAAtcagtgtgtgctgtgggggtttgctgtgggtgtgtgtggccaaCTGTGGTGTGCCAAAGCTTCTGGGGTGTAGTAGACTGTACCTTTCCCCCAGGGACTTATGGGActgagagtgtgaatgtgaatgtgtgtgtgtgtgtgtgtgtgtgtgtgtgtgtgtgtgtgtgtgtgtgtgtgtgtgtgtgtgtgtgtgtgtgtgtgtgtgtgtgtgtgtgtgtgtggtgctttgggctgccccatgtgggattgccagcctggtgtaTAGACTGATCATTGTTATGGGATCTATGAAGTGGTATCACAGGGAGGAGTGCTAGCAGAATGACAGGAGGTTTACCAGTTAGGGTCTTGGTACAGTCCCAGCTCCCTCAGTTCCCTCTGGTGCTCTCGCTGCTGTATTCTCTCCCTTAGACATGGCCCCACCTCCAGGACAGTTGGTATTGTAAACTTCTTGATCCTCTTGAAGCCTGAAAGATCAATGTCAGTCAGAAAAACAATGTCTAATATTTAGTAatattgtgttttctctcttcacgGCTATCTTTTCATATGCCATATGATTACTTgggttttttgtatgtttttttttcctcagtggtggtggtgtagaattTATCAaattatcattagaatcattCAACACCttaaaatcccaataacttctgctacagcctgttaaaactATTGCCAAAATTATGGAAACACCTTAAAAATCTCAACaatttccactagagcctgttgaattatcactagaaatatgaaaacacttgaaaaccccaataacttccacttgagcctgttgaactatcactagaaacataaaaacacccttgaaaaccccattaacttccactacagcctgttgaattatcattaaaaccatgaaaacaccctggTACCCCAAAACTAGAGTCTATTAATCATCAGCaagcataaaaaaacacccttaaacaaaagaaattccactataataaagaaaacacccttgaaagacTGTatcaacttccactacaccctatCAAACCATCAAACCACAAACACCCTAGAAAACCCCAAACCCTTCCTTGGCatctccacaaccaccactactgcccCAGTACCACCACAACACAGACAAACCCACTCACCTATCTGGTGTGGGGAGTAAGTCTTGGAGCCTGTGGTGAATATGAGGAACTTGTCGCAGTCCTCAGCAAGGGACATGGGAGGGGCTGgctcgtggtcctcctcccaGTCCTGTGTTACCTCTTCTGTTGACCGAGGTACTCCTGCTCCCTCTGTTCTTCCCTCAGCCTGTCTCAGATAATTGAATGAAGTGTTAGGTGTTTTTTGAAGGATGAGGAATGGAGgttatggggaaaaaatagtgctggaaagaagaaaacaaatataagcCTCTGAAAATTAAGCCAAGTTGTGTTTTTATGATGAGAGAGTGTTGCGGGGGGAATTTCAATGCTGGAGTGGAAAGAAATATGTCCCTAGTCTGTCTAGGGAATGAATGTAGTGCTAGCTGCATTTTTTATGATGAGAATAGGAGGTTGTGGGAAATATTtgaatgatggagagagaaaaaatatatcctTAGTCTGTCTTGGGAATAGATGAAGTGTTAGCTGTGTTTttatgatgatgagagagaagtGTTGAAGGAAAACTTAGGATGCTGgatggaagatggaagagaaatgtgTCTTATACTATATCAGTTTGTCCTCATCCTGCCTCTGGAAATGGAATGAAATGAAGCTCTTTGATGAAAGCAggttgtgggaaaaaaattaaaatgctgtagaagtaaaaaaaaagaaaaaaaacaaagacatttatttatatataagtTTGCCCTCAGCCTGTCTCAGGAGGCATTCTTAGACAAAAACACatcagataaagagaaaaatgataaatgataaatggGTAActaaatctatctatccacataccaggctggcaatcccacacatgACAGccaagacaaagcaacacacacacacacacacacacacacacacacacacacacacacacacacacacacacacacacacacacacacacacacacacacacacaatcactcacactcttagccttGTCAGCCTCTGGTGGAAAGCgagactaaaaaataaataaataaaataacaaaataaatagataaataaataaacaaatacagggAGTCCTCAGTTTATGACAGTCTAGACTTCTGTTTGGTGGTGACAGTGCTGACAGGGCTTGTCTTATCACTCTACATTCCCCTTGGCTGACTATATTTTGTTACTGActtatttcactgttttttttattttatttactgtaaGGTCCTCCATGTGCTTTTTCACAGTTATGTCATTATGTCCTGGATTATGACTTCACCACTACAGCATTACCGCTGGTGAGTAATGTAATATTGGTGCTTACTTAGGCTGGTTCAGTCCTACACCAAAAATCAGTTTACAGCACACAGCCCAGTTCCACAGTCTCTTGATAAGCTACCCAAATAAAACACTCTTATTTGTTTAGGAGCTTACCAACATAACATAGGAAGCATTTTGGTTGGATAGCTTACAAAAAGAATGTGGAATTGGCTCCAATGTCTTACCAGTTCCAATTTTTTGTACACTGTCAAACAAAAACCAGCATCCAAATGAAACACTCATGGGAGGCATTTTGGTCAGTTAGCTTATAAAACAAGTGGAACTGGCTATATTACCTCATCAGTTCCAATTTTTTGTGCACTCCCATATAAAAAAACAGCCCCAAAACTGACTGTGGAACCTGATCACAGCTGACATACTCTTGTCGATTAGCTAGCAAACAAAAAAGATAACTGTGGAACTGGCCCATGGCATAGGAGCTAGAAACTAAGTAACTCAAGGACTCCCTGAGAATCAATTAGTATGCGACACAAGCTCACCATCTCCACACAGGCAGCatcaagaacaccaccaccaccaccaccaccaccctcggcCGGCTCTGTCTCGGCCTTCCTGTAGTCGTTGGTGTAGGTTATGGGGTTAGTGTAGGTCGGGGGCTGGCTCACTGTGGGGTaccccttgtcctcctcctctttcgggACAGGAGCCTGCAGGACACCCAGGTCGCGGTGGGAGGGGGGTTGCCCTTCTCCGGGACCTGATGGGGAGTGGGCAGGGTGA
The DNA window shown above is from Scylla paramamosain isolate STU-SP2022 chromosome 41, ASM3559412v1, whole genome shotgun sequence and carries:
- the LOC135092876 gene encoding LOW QUALITY PROTEIN: F-box/WD repeat-containing protein 5-like (The sequence of the model RefSeq protein was modified relative to this genomic sequence to represent the inferred CDS: deleted 1 base in 1 codon) is translated as MDGNEPDWSLLPDSLLLHIFTHLEFNDTPIIGLVCKSWLRVSRDEFLWKHFFYKDFQVDPSVPIMPGRSSWRGEYKRLVEGTAVVETQEICEHNHQVLHVSFSHKGDMFATSSKDGHIIVWTSSHPAQIKYYKDMKIHSWKYTQFSQFNSSDTLLLVSGVHFGTYNSTSGEIAVFDLERDFELQCRVLNKPYDIFGTWYNDQYLLSGDLHWLAHLVSRSVIWLNKANQETRSEHDAILVCLYKFYNRNASSVRTILVSNCLAPDTPSAPTEVRERAKERRVEKEAEGRTEGAGVPRSTEEVTQDWEEDHEPAPPMSLAEDCDKFLIFTTGSKTYSPHQIGFKRIKKFTIPTVLEVGPCLRERIQQREHQRELRELGLYQDPNWLDFDSVAERFDHIDHLIDLNGHIIGMGLSPDHRYLYVNSRPWQANCVVESPLSPPRIAEGIDLHVIDLTNLTEVGTMLRSHKAYTPNDECFFIFLDVSHQYVASGAEDKHGYIWERHYGVCLSRLPHKDVVNAVAFNPRDPEMLITVSDDHTIKIWRSRRRARALGIDPNEAGRTAKELRVKHPKPPPAPS